From a region of the Neobacillus niacini genome:
- the ligA gene encoding NAD-dependent DNA ligase LigA encodes MDLQTAELKINELRSLLNQYGYEYYVLDQPSVPDAEYDRLMQELLELEAKFPELKTPDSPSVRVGGDVLDLFEKVEHRTPMLSLGNAFKEQDLKDFDRRVRQAVGDDVSYVCELKIDGLAVSLRYENGLFIQGATRGDGTIGEDITANLKTIKSIPLRLRENATLEVRGEAYMPKRSFEALNKAKEERGEELAANPRNAAAGSLRQLDPKIAATRNLDVFLYGIGGGDINAASHSEGLDYLDHLGFKTNKERRKCPTINEVIEYVSSWVDKRPLLPYEIDGIVIKVDSYEHQSKLGTTAKSPRWAIAYKFPAEEVVTTLLDIELSVGRTGVVTPTAILKPVKVAGTTVGRASLHNEDLIREKDIKIGDQVVVKKAGDIIPEVVNVLAEQRTGDERDFQMPTHCPECESELVRLEGEVALRCINPKCPAQIREGLIHFVSRDAMNIEGLGEKVISQLFAEKLISDVADIYKLTYEQLIALERMGEKSVTNLLKAIESSKTNSLEKLLFGLGIRHVGAKAAKTLAQSFDTMDKLAAAQKEDLIAINEIGDKMADSIVAFFDQEEAMELIKELASAGVNMAYKGAKPVSVEESNSIFAGKTVVLTGKLEQLSRNEAKEKIEALGGNVSGSVSKKTHLVIAGEDAGSKLTKAEELGIEVWDEEKLLVELNK; translated from the coding sequence ATGGACCTTCAAACAGCGGAACTGAAAATCAATGAACTAAGAAGCCTATTAAATCAATATGGCTACGAATATTACGTGCTTGATCAACCTTCAGTACCTGATGCAGAATATGATCGTTTAATGCAGGAACTCTTAGAGTTAGAGGCAAAATTCCCAGAATTAAAAACGCCAGATTCACCATCTGTGCGTGTTGGCGGCGATGTGCTGGACTTATTTGAAAAGGTAGAGCACCGAACACCAATGCTAAGCTTGGGTAATGCCTTTAAGGAACAGGATTTAAAAGATTTCGACCGCCGTGTTCGTCAGGCTGTCGGAGATGATGTCTCCTATGTTTGTGAATTAAAGATTGATGGCCTCGCTGTCTCTTTGCGCTATGAAAATGGCTTGTTTATTCAAGGAGCAACAAGAGGAGACGGGACCATTGGTGAGGATATTACAGCAAATTTAAAAACCATCAAATCCATCCCTCTCCGCTTGCGTGAAAATGCAACATTAGAGGTTCGCGGTGAAGCTTATATGCCGAAGCGTTCCTTTGAAGCGTTAAATAAAGCAAAGGAAGAACGCGGTGAAGAGCTAGCTGCAAATCCAAGAAATGCAGCAGCAGGCTCATTAAGACAGCTGGATCCGAAAATTGCTGCAACAAGGAATCTTGATGTTTTTCTATATGGAATCGGCGGCGGCGATATAAATGCAGCATCCCATAGCGAAGGGTTAGATTACCTAGATCATCTTGGTTTTAAAACAAATAAAGAGCGTCGAAAGTGCCCGACAATAAACGAGGTAATCGAGTATGTTAGTAGCTGGGTCGATAAGCGCCCACTTTTACCATATGAAATAGATGGCATTGTTATAAAGGTAGATTCCTACGAGCACCAGAGTAAACTTGGAACAACGGCAAAAAGTCCACGCTGGGCGATTGCCTATAAATTCCCTGCCGAAGAAGTCGTGACAACTCTATTAGATATTGAATTAAGTGTTGGCAGGACCGGTGTTGTTACACCAACGGCAATACTTAAGCCGGTTAAGGTAGCTGGTACCACCGTTGGACGTGCTTCTTTGCATAATGAAGACTTAATTCGCGAAAAGGATATTAAGATTGGCGACCAAGTCGTGGTTAAAAAAGCTGGAGACATCATTCCAGAAGTGGTCAATGTATTGGCAGAACAACGTACTGGGGATGAACGTGATTTCCAAATGCCTACACATTGTCCGGAGTGTGAAAGCGAACTTGTCCGACTTGAAGGGGAAGTGGCGTTACGTTGTATTAATCCTAAATGCCCGGCGCAAATCCGTGAAGGTTTGATTCACTTTGTATCTCGTGATGCGATGAATATTGAGGGTCTAGGGGAAAAAGTAATCAGCCAGCTTTTTGCGGAAAAATTGATCTCGGATGTTGCTGATATTTATAAACTAACCTATGAACAGTTAATAGCCTTAGAAAGAATGGGTGAAAAATCAGTTACAAATCTGTTAAAAGCGATTGAATCATCTAAAACTAATTCATTAGAAAAGCTATTATTTGGTCTCGGTATACGACATGTTGGTGCAAAAGCTGCAAAAACACTTGCGCAAAGCTTTGATACGATGGACAAACTAGCTGCTGCACAAAAAGAAGACCTGATTGCGATCAATGAAATTGGCGATAAAATGGCAGATTCTATTGTGGCATTTTTCGACCAGGAAGAGGCAATGGAACTGATAAAGGAACTTGCTTCTGCAGGAGTTAATATGGCATATAAAGGGGCAAAACCAGTTTCTGTAGAAGAATCTAACAGTATCTTTGCAGGGAAAACAGTTGTTCTGACTGGGAAACTGGAACAACTCTCTAGAAATGAAGCCAAGGAGAAGATCGAAGCCCTTGGAGGAAATGTATCTGGAAGTGTCAGCAAAAAAACACATCTTGTTATTGCTGGTGAAGATGCTGGTTCGAAGCTTACCAAGGCCGAGGAGCTGGGAATTGAAGTGTGGGACGAGGAGAAGCTCTTGGTAGAATTAAATAAATAA
- the pcrA gene encoding DNA helicase PcrA, with translation MQYLSEKLLNGLNPEQQNAVKATDGPLLLMAGAGSGKTRVLTHRIAYLIVEKRVNPYNILAITFTNKAAREMRERIGKMMGGAAEEIWISTFHSMCVRILRRDIDRMGFNRNFTILDTGDQQSVVKGILKDKNLDPKKYDPRAILGAISSAKNELIDPEEYAKTAGGYFEQTVSDVYTEYQKRLRKNQALDFDDLIMMTIQLFQRVPEVLEYYQRKFQYIHVDEYQDTNRAQYMLVKFLANRFKNLCVVGDSDQSIYRWRGADIANILSFEKDYPDAKVILLEQNYRSTKRILLAANKVIENNVTRKAKNLWTENPEGNKLVYYRADSEQGEAQFVAGKIKELTREGKYKLSDVAILYRTNAQSRVMEEVLLKSNIEYSIVGGTKFYDRKEIKDMLAYLRLIANNDDDISLQRIINVPKRGIGSSSVDKMANFAAMHDISIFEALDSVELLGLSPKITKGAREFRDLIKNYTQMQEFLSVTELVEDILDKSGYREMLKAEKSIEAQSRLENLDELLSVTKNFEEVNEDKSLVAFLTDLALVADIDSLDEDGEKTDSITLMTLHSAKGLEFPVVFLIGLEEGVFPHSRSLMEEAEMEEERRLAYVGITRAEQTLFLTNAQMRTLFGRTSMNPASRFIREIPEELLEGVEKEERRNTTFGSRGGTSLGRSASGSTGTSFGRSTSGTNGTSFGTPVTRKPVMRPIAASTGGDTVGWKVGDKAEHGKWGIGTVVSVKGEGEGTELDIAFPSPTGIKRLLAKFAPITKKV, from the coding sequence TTGCAATACTTATCAGAAAAGCTTTTAAATGGCTTAAACCCAGAACAACAAAATGCAGTAAAAGCAACGGACGGCCCGCTTTTACTTATGGCTGGTGCGGGTAGTGGTAAAACGAGAGTACTAACGCATCGTATTGCTTATTTAATTGTTGAAAAACGCGTAAATCCTTATAACATTTTAGCGATTACCTTTACAAATAAAGCTGCCCGTGAAATGAGAGAACGTATCGGAAAAATGATGGGCGGAGCTGCCGAAGAAATTTGGATTTCCACGTTTCACTCGATGTGTGTGAGAATACTGCGCAGAGACATTGACAGAATGGGCTTTAACCGTAACTTTACGATTTTGGATACAGGTGACCAGCAATCCGTGGTGAAAGGAATCCTTAAGGATAAGAACCTTGATCCTAAAAAATATGATCCGCGTGCGATTTTAGGCGCGATCAGCTCGGCAAAAAATGAGTTAATTGATCCGGAAGAATATGCAAAAACGGCTGGAGGCTATTTTGAACAAACCGTAAGCGATGTATATACTGAATATCAAAAACGATTGCGAAAAAATCAAGCACTCGACTTTGATGACTTAATTATGATGACGATCCAATTGTTCCAGCGTGTACCAGAGGTGCTTGAATATTATCAGCGAAAGTTTCAATACATTCACGTCGATGAGTATCAGGATACAAACAGAGCACAGTATATGCTAGTCAAGTTTCTTGCAAACCGTTTTAAGAACCTATGCGTAGTCGGGGATTCTGACCAGTCGATTTATCGCTGGCGTGGAGCGGATATTGCTAATATCCTTTCTTTTGAAAAAGATTATCCGGATGCAAAAGTCATTTTACTTGAGCAAAACTACCGTTCTACAAAAAGGATTCTTCTAGCAGCGAATAAGGTTATCGAAAATAATGTAACCCGAAAAGCTAAGAATCTTTGGACGGAAAATCCAGAAGGTAATAAACTCGTTTATTATCGTGCAGATAGTGAGCAAGGAGAAGCACAGTTCGTTGCGGGAAAAATTAAAGAATTAACACGCGAAGGCAAGTACAAACTTTCGGACGTTGCGATCCTTTACCGGACTAATGCTCAGTCCCGTGTAATGGAGGAAGTGCTGTTAAAATCAAATATTGAATACAGCATTGTCGGCGGTACCAAGTTCTATGACAGAAAAGAAATCAAGGACATGCTTGCTTATTTAAGGCTCATTGCTAATAATGATGATGATATTAGTCTACAGCGAATTATTAACGTGCCAAAACGTGGAATCGGATCTAGCTCAGTAGATAAAATGGCGAACTTCGCGGCAATGCACGATATATCTATTTTTGAAGCGCTGGATTCTGTTGAGCTGCTAGGATTAAGTCCGAAAATCACCAAGGGTGCCAGGGAATTTAGAGATTTAATTAAAAACTATACGCAAATGCAAGAGTTTTTATCTGTAACGGAACTGGTTGAGGATATTTTAGATAAGTCTGGTTATCGTGAAATGCTGAAGGCAGAGAAGTCAATCGAAGCCCAAAGCAGACTGGAGAACTTAGACGAATTATTATCTGTAACGAAGAATTTTGAAGAAGTGAATGAAGATAAGAGCTTAGTAGCTTTTTTAACGGATTTGGCATTAGTTGCTGATATTGATTCGTTGGATGAAGACGGTGAAAAAACAGACTCGATTACTCTTATGACCTTGCACTCTGCAAAAGGATTAGAATTTCCGGTTGTCTTTTTAATTGGATTGGAAGAAGGGGTATTCCCTCACAGCCGTTCATTAATGGAAGAAGCTGAGATGGAGGAAGAACGCCGCTTAGCATACGTAGGAATTACTAGAGCGGAGCAGACTTTATTCCTGACAAATGCTCAGATGAGAACATTGTTTGGGCGCACAAGCATGAACCCTGCATCCCGGTTTATCCGTGAAATTCCTGAGGAACTCTTAGAAGGCGTGGAAAAAGAGGAACGTAGGAATACTACGTTTGGATCAAGAGGTGGAACATCTCTTGGACGAAGCGCCTCTGGATCAACCGGAACCTCTTTTGGACGAAGCACATCTGGTACAAACGGAACATCCTTCGGTACACCAGTTACTAGAAAACCAGTTATGAGACCTATAGCCGCTTCTACTGGCGGGGATACTGTCGGTTGGAAAGTCGGCGATAAAGCTGAACATGGTAAATGGGGAATTGGAACAGTAGTAAGTGTGAAGGGAGAAGGCGAAGGAACAGAGCTCGACATTGCCTTCCCAAGCCCGACTGGAATTAAACGCCTGCTGGCTAAATTTGCTCCCATTACAAAAAAAGTATAG
- a CDS encoding heptaprenylglyceryl phosphate synthase: protein MYDFREWRHVFKLDPNKEISDEQLERICESGTDAVMVGGTDGVTLEKVLDLMARIRRYTVPCVLEVSSIDVVTPGFDLYFIPTILNSNDTKWITGLHHQAVKEFGEIMDWEEIVMEGYCILNQECKAAKLTSANANASTEEVKAYAMMAEKMFHLPIFYLEYSGRYGDVEVVAEVKKTLEETVLFYGGGISTLQQAAEMAEHADVIVVGNAIYDDIEQALATVKSIR from the coding sequence ATGTACGATTTTCGCGAGTGGCGCCATGTGTTTAAACTCGATCCAAATAAAGAGATAAGTGATGAACAGTTAGAAAGAATATGCGAATCTGGAACAGACGCGGTAATGGTTGGAGGTACAGATGGGGTAACCTTGGAAAAAGTCCTTGATCTAATGGCGCGAATTCGCCGCTACACCGTTCCTTGTGTCCTCGAAGTTTCAAGTATTGATGTAGTTACCCCTGGATTTGACCTTTATTTTATTCCGACAATTTTAAATAGCAATGATACAAAGTGGATCACTGGACTGCACCATCAGGCAGTTAAAGAATTTGGTGAAATTATGGATTGGGAAGAAATCGTCATGGAAGGCTACTGCATTTTGAACCAAGAATGCAAAGCCGCAAAATTGACGTCTGCCAATGCAAATGCTTCAACAGAAGAAGTAAAGGCGTATGCGATGATGGCAGAGAAAATGTTTCATTTACCAATCTTTTATCTTGAATATAGCGGCAGATATGGAGATGTAGAAGTGGTAGCTGAAGTTAAGAAAACCCTTGAGGAAACGGTCCTGTTTTATGGCGGGGGAATTTCAACGCTTCAACAAGCAGCCGAAATGGCTGAGCATGCGGATGTCATTGTGGTTGGAAACGCCATTTATGATGATATCGAACAAGCTTTAGCAACAGTAAAAAGTATTCGATGA
- a CDS encoding YerC/YecD family TrpR-related protein yields MQINKLRGKELDQLFQAVLSLKDLEECYRFFDDLCTINEIQSLAQRLDVARMLREGNTYHKIETETGASTATISRVKRCLNFGNDTYEMVLERIKTENVTEEK; encoded by the coding sequence ATGCAAATTAATAAGTTACGTGGAAAAGAGCTTGACCAATTATTCCAAGCTGTTCTTTCACTGAAGGACCTTGAAGAATGCTATCGCTTCTTTGATGATTTATGTACCATTAATGAAATTCAATCATTGGCACAACGTTTAGATGTAGCAAGAATGCTGCGTGAAGGAAATACCTATCATAAAATTGAGACTGAAACAGGTGCGAGCACAGCAACTATCTCTCGTGTGAAGCGCTGCTTGAACTTCGGTAATGATACGTATGAAATGGTATTAGAGCGAATCAAAACAGAAAACGTAACCGAAGAGAAATAA
- a CDS encoding DUF3048 domain-containing protein has protein sequence MKKWAVAVTAVLLLLSGCTDKEKTNGPKQPQKEEVEEVIQEEVENELPFHYPLTGVGSETETDGRAVAVMINNHPKARPQSGLNKADVVYELLAEGDVTRFLAVFQSEKPDNMGPVRSARDYYVDLAKGLDALFIAHGYSEEARELLESDFVDNLNGMVYEGTLFKRASFRDAPHNSYITYENVLKGAKEKKYSMNQSPPEFQFLSEDDSKSVTGDEASSVMISYSSTGVFNSTYEYDESIGKYKRFSDGDQTIDYESKKPILLDNLFIIETSHQVIDDVAHKEIDLQSGGSGYLLQKGKVMKVEWKNDNGLIVPIKDGEIVPFVQGKTWVNVVPSNPGLQSSVSFNVK, from the coding sequence ATGAAGAAATGGGCTGTTGCCGTAACAGCAGTTCTTTTATTGCTCTCCGGTTGTACCGATAAAGAAAAGACTAATGGACCAAAACAGCCTCAAAAAGAAGAAGTTGAAGAAGTGATACAGGAAGAGGTAGAGAATGAACTCCCTTTTCACTACCCATTAACAGGGGTGGGTTCAGAGACTGAGACAGATGGAAGAGCAGTGGCGGTTATGATTAATAATCATCCAAAAGCGAGACCTCAATCTGGCTTGAACAAAGCGGATGTTGTATATGAACTTCTAGCAGAGGGTGATGTTACTCGATTCCTTGCTGTTTTCCAAAGTGAAAAACCAGATAATATGGGTCCCGTTCGAAGTGCGAGGGACTATTACGTTGATCTGGCAAAAGGTCTGGATGCTCTTTTTATCGCACACGGCTATAGTGAAGAGGCAAGAGAATTGCTCGAAAGTGACTTTGTTGATAATTTAAATGGTATGGTCTATGAGGGTACATTGTTTAAAAGAGCCAGCTTCCGTGATGCACCTCATAATTCCTATATTACGTATGAGAATGTCTTAAAAGGTGCCAAGGAAAAGAAATACTCGATGAATCAGTCTCCGCCTGAGTTTCAATTTTTATCAGAGGATGATAGTAAATCAGTTACCGGGGACGAAGCGAGTTCAGTAATGATTTCATATTCTTCTACCGGGGTTTTCAATTCCACCTACGAGTATGATGAATCAATTGGAAAATACAAGCGCTTCTCTGATGGGGATCAAACCATAGATTATGAGTCAAAAAAACCGATTCTGTTAGATAATTTGTTTATTATTGAGACTTCTCATCAAGTCATTGATGACGTTGCGCATAAGGAAATTGATCTACAATCAGGGGGATCTGGTTACTTACTGCAAAAGGGAAAGGTAATGAAAGTGGAATGGAAAAATGATAATGGATTAATTGTTCCAATAAAAGATGGAGAAATTGTTCCATTTGTTCAAGGAAAGACTTGGGTCAACGTGGTTCCGTCGAATCCTGGACTCCAATCAAGTGTTTCATTTAATGTAAAATAA
- a CDS encoding adenine deaminase C-terminal domain-containing protein, which translates to MLDQRYRWKNKHLRMHVSVLDGKTSPTILLKNALYLNQTFRQWMRANIWIYEDRIVYVGENLPPKLENCEIIDCTNEILVPGYIEPHAHPYQLYNPHTLAAYASQFGTTTIINDNMSLIMHLKKKEAFSLLKDLRSIPTTMYWWCRFDPQTEILNEEDVFSHSNIKSWLEHDAVLQGGELTGWPKLLDGDDMMLHWIQETKRLNKKIEGHFPGASEKTLAKMILLGADSDHEAMTGEEVYDRLMQGYMVSLRYSSIRPDLPDLLDDMKRLGIQAYDRLMFNTDGSTSTFYEQGITDQMIRIAIEKGVPVIDAYNMATVNIARYYNIDHLHGNIATGRVANINFLSSIEDPTPHSVLAKGKWVKRDGQVVEAYHSINWDDYGLKPMELDWNLSIDDLQFSMPFGIKMENSVITKPYSIAIDASCDELSKDHDECFFSLLDRNGKWRINTLLKGFASNLSALASSFSNTGDIILIGKNKRDMLTAFERMKELGGGIVMVEEEKVVCEIPLKLNGIMSNLPIKELMNEEKKLLVELKYRGYSFSDPVYSLLFFSATHLPYIRITQQGMYDVMNKTVLFPSIMR; encoded by the coding sequence ATGCTCGATCAACGTTATCGATGGAAAAATAAACATTTACGCATGCATGTATCCGTTTTAGATGGAAAAACTTCACCAACCATTTTATTAAAAAACGCCTTATATTTAAATCAGACATTTCGCCAGTGGATGCGCGCGAATATTTGGATATATGAAGATCGGATTGTATATGTTGGCGAGAATTTACCGCCGAAATTGGAAAACTGTGAAATCATTGACTGTACAAATGAAATTCTGGTTCCAGGGTATATCGAGCCACATGCCCATCCTTATCAATTATATAATCCCCATACTCTGGCGGCCTATGCATCACAATTTGGAACAACGACAATAATCAATGACAATATGTCATTGATTATGCATTTGAAGAAAAAGGAAGCGTTTTCTTTATTAAAGGACTTACGTTCCATCCCGACTACTATGTATTGGTGGTGCCGGTTTGATCCGCAAACGGAAATCTTAAATGAGGAAGATGTTTTTTCACATAGCAATATTAAATCATGGTTAGAGCATGACGCTGTTCTCCAAGGCGGTGAATTGACTGGCTGGCCTAAATTGTTAGACGGCGATGATATGATGCTGCATTGGATTCAAGAGACAAAACGGTTGAACAAAAAAATTGAAGGACATTTTCCTGGTGCTTCAGAGAAAACATTAGCAAAAATGATTCTGTTAGGGGCAGATAGTGACCATGAAGCCATGACAGGTGAAGAAGTATATGACCGCTTAATGCAGGGATATATGGTTTCATTGAGATATTCCTCCATTCGTCCTGATCTGCCAGATTTGCTTGATGATATGAAACGTTTAGGAATTCAAGCCTATGATCGTTTAATGTTTAACACAGATGGCTCAACATCGACATTTTATGAACAAGGTATCACCGACCAAATGATTCGGATTGCCATTGAAAAAGGTGTACCAGTAATTGATGCCTATAACATGGCTACGGTGAATATTGCGCGTTATTACAATATTGACCATTTACATGGTAATATTGCAACTGGCCGTGTTGCAAATATCAACTTCCTTTCCAGTATTGAGGACCCGACACCTCATTCTGTGCTGGCAAAAGGTAAGTGGGTAAAACGCGACGGGCAAGTGGTTGAGGCTTATCACTCAATTAATTGGGATGATTATGGTCTTAAACCAATGGAACTGGACTGGAACCTAAGTATTGACGATTTACAATTTTCAATGCCATTTGGAATTAAGATGGAGAATTCGGTTATTACGAAGCCGTACTCCATTGCCATTGATGCCTCATGTGATGAATTGTCAAAAGACCATGATGAGTGTTTCTTTTCTCTGTTAGACAGGAATGGCAAGTGGAGGATCAATACATTATTAAAAGGATTTGCTTCAAATCTATCTGCACTGGCAAGTTCATTTTCCAATACAGGTGACATTATCTTAATTGGAAAAAATAAACGTGATATGCTTACTGCCTTCGAGAGGATGAAGGAGTTAGGCGGCGGTATTGTCATGGTCGAGGAAGAGAAAGTGGTATGTGAGATTCCATTAAAACTGAACGGAATTATGTCAAATCTTCCGATTAAGGAACTAATGAACGAAGAAAAGAAATTACTTGTTGAATTAAAGTATCGTGGGTATTCCTTCTCAGATCCGGTGTACAGTTTATTATTCTTTTCGGCTACTCATTTACCCTATATACGAATCACCCAACAGGGTATGTACGATGTAATGAACAAAACTGTTCTCTTTCCGTCGATAATGCGTTAA
- a CDS encoding DUF2892 domain-containing protein: protein MNVTKNIGILNALIRITIGLTILSWSTAKMVKFPWRDSYLFIAICGAMKVAEGIVRFCPVTALFERYQEMEQEKPLALDDGSNNGEVDEVLPYNPT from the coding sequence GTGAACGTTACTAAAAATATCGGAATCCTGAATGCATTAATAAGGATTACAATTGGGCTTACCATCCTTTCTTGGAGTACAGCTAAAATGGTGAAGTTTCCTTGGAGAGATTCCTATTTATTTATTGCCATTTGTGGCGCAATGAAAGTGGCAGAGGGAATAGTCCGTTTTTGCCCTGTGACCGCGCTATTTGAAAGATATCAGGAAATGGAACAGGAAAAACCATTGGCTCTCGATGATGGGTCAAATAATGGCGAAGTTGATGAGGTACTCCCATATAACCCAACTTAA
- a CDS encoding EYxxD motif small membrane protein, with protein sequence MSFVLISLIGSIVALLFVFIRRSNRRRAR encoded by the coding sequence ATGTCGTTTGTACTTATCAGCTTAATCGGCAGCATAGTTGCTCTTTTATTTGTATTTATCCGCCGCTCTAACAGAAGACGCGCCCGATAG
- the purD gene encoding phosphoribosylamine--glycine ligase, whose translation MKVLIVGRGGREHALCRKVSESTLVEKVFVAPGNHGMEDVAERVAIDESNHEQLIQFATEQGIGLTIIGPEVPLLEGLADKFEVEGLAVFGPRRLAAEIEGSKSFAKEIMRKYDIPTADYAVFTNYEEAKKYIEEKGAPIVIKADGLAAGKGVTVALTLEEALQSTEEMLVGQKFGEASARVVIEEFLSGEEFSLMAFVNGEVVIPLEIAQDHKRAYDGDNGPNTGGMGAYSPVPHIANETVETAIETILKPSAKAMVQEGRSFCGILYAGLIASEKGPKVIEFNARFGDPETQVILPRLKSDLVQTILDVLAGGTPELVWDEQSMVGVVVAAKGYPETYEKGAVLKGLTDFSKEVYTFHAGTNKNTLGEFETAGGRVLLVGAKAMTLKEAQDNVYRELEKLSCDGVFYRRDIGFKAIGRVFC comes from the coding sequence ATGAAGGTTCTAATTGTTGGTCGAGGCGGAAGAGAACATGCACTGTGCCGAAAGGTAAGTGAAAGCACGCTTGTAGAAAAAGTATTTGTCGCTCCTGGTAACCATGGGATGGAAGATGTCGCAGAACGTGTTGCGATCGACGAAAGTAACCATGAACAACTTATTCAATTCGCGACGGAACAAGGAATTGGTTTAACCATTATCGGACCAGAAGTTCCTTTGCTTGAAGGGTTAGCAGATAAATTTGAGGTCGAAGGTCTTGCTGTGTTTGGACCGCGACGACTAGCAGCCGAAATCGAAGGAAGTAAATCGTTCGCAAAGGAAATCATGAGAAAATATGATATCCCTACTGCTGACTATGCTGTATTCACCAACTACGAGGAAGCAAAGAAATATATTGAAGAAAAAGGCGCTCCTATCGTAATCAAAGCTGACGGATTAGCAGCAGGAAAAGGCGTTACAGTAGCATTAACACTAGAAGAGGCATTACAAAGTACGGAAGAAATGCTCGTTGGCCAAAAATTTGGTGAAGCTTCCGCAAGGGTAGTTATTGAGGAGTTTTTGAGCGGTGAGGAATTTTCACTAATGGCGTTTGTGAATGGGGAAGTGGTTATACCGCTAGAAATCGCCCAAGACCATAAACGTGCCTATGATGGTGATAACGGTCCTAATACAGGAGGAATGGGTGCATACTCACCTGTCCCTCATATCGCCAATGAGACAGTTGAAACGGCAATTGAAACGATCCTTAAGCCTTCGGCAAAAGCAATGGTTCAAGAAGGAAGAAGCTTCTGTGGTATTCTATATGCAGGCTTAATTGCGAGTGAAAAAGGGCCAAAGGTAATTGAGTTTAATGCCCGCTTTGGCGACCCGGAAACACAAGTAATCTTACCAAGGTTAAAATCTGATTTAGTCCAGACTATATTAGATGTATTAGCCGGCGGCACCCCTGAGTTAGTTTGGGATGAACAGTCGATGGTTGGAGTTGTTGTCGCAGCAAAAGGGTATCCAGAAACTTATGAAAAAGGTGCTGTTCTTAAAGGCTTAACGGATTTCTCGAAAGAAGTCTATACCTTCCATGCAGGAACAAATAAAAATACACTTGGTGAATTTGAAACTGCTGGAGGCAGAGTTCTCTTAGTCGGTGCGAAGGCCATGACTTTAAAGGAAGCGCAAGATAATGTCTACCGAGAGCTTGAAAAATTATCCTGTGACGGAGTTTTTTATCGAAGGGATATCGGCTTCAAGGCTATCGGGCGCGTCTTCTGTTAG